The Polaribacter sp. Q13 sequence TAATCTCCTTCTCGAGCATAATTTGCAATGGCTAAACTAAAACGAACAGATAAAAACAATTCTCTTTTGCTTACACCTTGGTACTTACAAAGCTTAGAATTAATCAATTTTTGTACAATGGCATCTACATCTTCGTTTTTAAATTGTTCTCCATGTTTCCAAACAGTTTCAATATCGACTCTATCAACAGCCAAACCTAGATGTTTGCTAATAGACATTTCATTTAATTCGCAGTCATAAAAACCAGGAACTCTCATACCTCCAACCATTAAAATGGTGGCATGTTGCATTCTTTTTTTTGCACTTACTACTCTAATAAATTTGTCTAAAATAAGATCTAGTTGTTTAGATTTTGGTCTGTCAAAAACCCAAGAATATTTTACTTCTAGAGAATTTAAGATGTTTAGTAAAAAGTTTTGTCCACATAATCTGTTAGCGGTTAATCTTCCTCCTGTAACTTCATCATGAGACCAACTTAATAAAGGCATTTTGTTTTCTCGTAACCAATTTCCTATAGCTAAAGCCAAATCACCAGCGATGTAAGAAGCCTGGTAAATAATTAAGCCACTCATATCTTCGGTCTTAAAATTATTTAAGGCTTCTAATACAGCTTTTTTAGTTTGAATAGGTTCTTTTAAAGCTAATAATTGATTGTTAGAACCAAATACACTTTTAATTTGTTCTGTAGCTTCTGTATAAGATTCTTTTGCTTTTTTCCAATCGAAATGTAGTTCAAAACCAATTCCAATTAATCCTATTTTTACATCTTTTTTTTCTGGAGCTTTACAAATAAGTTTCTCCATTTCTTCAGCTACCACACCTTTACGTTGTAGTATGTCTAAATTTAAATCTTTAGGTTTTAATACGGGTTTTTCTAAGACATCTGTTGCCATAATTTTATTTTTTTAATAGTATTTGTTCCACTTCTTTAGTACTCGGAAAATAACTTCTCCCTCCAAAATGGGTTGCAATTATAGATGCATAAGCAGAAGCATATTCCAATCGTTTAGCTAAGTTTTTTCCTTTTAACAAAGCCGATGCATAAGCGCCATGAAAAGCATCTCCACAACCAGTAGTATCTACAACTTCAGTAGGAAAAGCAGCTTGATGAATAATTCTTTCATTTTCTAAAGCCCAACTTCCATTAGCACCATCAGTAATTACTAATTGTCCATTGGTTATTAAACTCAATGCATTGATGCATTCTTCTGGTAAGTCTAATTCAGTAATCATTTGAGCTCCTTCTAGTGGCAGAATAATATGACTACCTAAAGAAATCATTTTTTTTAATACAGAAATATCTCCAGCTTCAATATCTAAAACAGAGGGAATGTTATGTTTATTAGCAATTTTTAGAAGTTCTAAATTTCCAACAACATCATAACCATCTACTAATAATAATTTACTGTTTTTAATCCAATCTTCATTAATATCTTTTGGTAGAAGTGGTTTGTAGTTATTTGTTGAGTAATAAACGGTACGATCTCCATTTTTAGTATTTATTTCAACAACAGCAATTGCAGGTTGAAAATCTGGATTGTTAATTAATAACGAGGTGTCAACATTATACCTTTTTAGTTCTTCTCTAGCGATTAAACTTAAAGTATTGTCTGCTTTATATCCTAAAAACGCTGTCTTTAAATTGTTTTGAGCAATAACACAAGCAGCATTTCCTGCAGGAGCACCCCCTTGAATAATTATTTTTGAAACTTCGTGTTTTGATCCTAAATTTACATTTAAAGGAACCTCAGCTAAAATATCTACAACCATCATCCCAGAAACTATTACATCAAATTTCATGTTATTCTCTTTTAAATTATAGAGTAAAATTACGACTGATTTAGATGAGGTATTAAATACATATTTAGTTGTAAAGTGTACTATTTTTCCATATATTTGATGTAATAATTTTTTTATTCGAAAATATATACATATTGAAAGCTGTTTTTGAACCCATTTCTAATACTACTAATCAATCTTTTCATTATCGAGTTTTCGAAAAATTAGAGTTTGGAACTCCTTGGCATTATCATCCTGAATGGGAACTAACATTTATTACTGAAAGCACAGGGATAAGAAGTGTTGGGAATTCTATACAAGCATATCAACCAGGAGAATTAGTCTTATTAGGACCCAATTTACCTCATTGTTGGAAAACAAATAGAAGTACAAAAGAACTTGCTAAATCTACTGTAATTCAATTTAGAAAAGATGTATTAGGAGATGGATGGATGGATAAAGATGAGTTTTCTTTGATAAAAAAAATGTTGATTAGTAGTAACTACGGATTAATATTCAATGAAATTATTGCAAAAGATATTGGTGCAAAAATGATTTCTATGAAAGAAACATCTACAACACTTCGATTAATAGAATTTATAAAATTACTTCATGAATTATCTTTAGAAAAATATGAGGTATTAAGTTTAGGTGCAAGTTTTAATGTCAATTCTTTGGTTTCAGATAGAATTAGAAATATTATCAATTTTGTAGATGAAAATTATCAAAATAAAATAGAAGCTTCGCAATTAGGAGATTTGGTTTTTATGACTCCAGTTTCGTTTTCTAAATTTTTTAAGAGGTCATTTAATAAAACTTTTACTTCTTATTTAAATGAATATAGGGTTAGTAAAGCTTGCGAATTTTTAAAAGAATCTGAAATTTCTGTTGAACAAATAGCTTTTGAAACAGGTTATCCAAACCTTTCTTTTTTTCATAGAAAATTCAAGTTATTTACAAAGCAAACACCTGCCCAATATAGAGCAACATTTTTTAAGTAAAAAAGAATTTATAGGTTTTTAATATAATTTTATGTTTAGTTTTGTATAGTTTTTGTCAAGTCTATAAATGCCTTTAAACTTGTAATTCATTGTTAAATTTGTAAATCTATAAAACCATTCAAATATATACATGAATAAGCATCTAAAAAAAACGAAGAAATTAGATTTTTTATAATTTAATCCTGTTTTCAAAGAAATCTAAAAATTGGTTTAAGTGTTCTAAATAGTTTTGGGTGCGTTTAGAAGAAATATAGTTAGCTACTCTAAAAATATTATTTCTCAATTTCAAATGAACCTTTTAAGCCTTTATCAGAATTGGTACTTATCCAAACATTAAATTTACCTGGTTCAATTATTGGGATAAAATTGTCATTAAGTACTGTTAAATCATTAGTTTTTAATGTGAAATTCACCACTTTCGATTCATTAGGAGCTAGCGTAATCTTGCGGAATCCTTTTAATTCTTTCACGGGTCTGGTTGTAGATCCCACAATATCTTGTACATATAATTGCACAATTTCTGTTCCCTGAACATTACTATTATTTGTAATTTGTGCAGAAATAACAAGCGAATCTTTACGGTTTAATTTTTCTTTGGATACTATCAAATTATCATATTCAAAGTTAGAATAACTTAGTCCAAAGCCAAACGGAAATAAAGGTTTAGACGTTTCATCTCTATAATTAGATTGATGAGGTCTTCCGCTATTTCTCTGATTATAATAGACAGGTATTTGACCTACTGATTTTGGAAAACTAGTTGTCAATTTACCTGACGGATTGCTTTTTCCATAAATTAAATCTGCTAAAGCATTACCTGTTTCAATACCAGGATGCCAACCAATTAATACGGCCTCAGAAGATTCTAAAACTCCTGTTAAATCAAGAGGACGACCATTAAATACTACTGTGATAATTGGTTTTCCTTTTTTCTTTAGTTTATTTAAAAAAGCTTCTTGATTGTTAGGTAATTTAATATTTGTACGTGAATGATTTTCACCAAACAAAGTTGAGCTTTCACCAACACAGGCAATTATAACATCTGTTTTAGAATTTACCTCTTTAGTTATTGTAATGTTGCTATCGGCATTATTTTTTAATCCAGAATAGGGGGTAACTACTTCTTCATTTTTTCCTAAAGATTGCCACCAACCCATAACATTCGTTTCATTGGCAAATAAACCAACAACAGCAATGTTAATCTTCTTGTTTTTTAAGGGTAATATATTTTCTTTATTTTTTAACAATACCATAGATTCACTTGCAATCTGTCTTGCTAATTTTCTTTTTTCTAAAGTAGGATTTGCTTTATCTACATTGGTAAGAGAGGTATAAGGATTTTTAAATAAACCTTTTTTATATTTGACAAATAAGATTCTTCCAACGGCCTCATCAATAATATTTTCCGAAAGATTATTGGCTTTTACTTCCTCAGTAAGTTTTTGATATGTAAGAGTTTTCATTTCCATATCAACTCCGGCATTGATAGCCAAAAGTGCTGCTTCCCTTTTATCAGAAGCAATACCGTGTTTTATCAGTTCTTCTACAGCATCCCAGTCGCTAACAACAAAACCATTAAAGTTCATTTTTTCCTTTAAAGTTTTTCGAATGTATTTTTTGTTTGCTGTGGCAGGCACTCCATTAATATCATTAAAAGCAGACATTACAGTTAAAGCACCAGCATTAACACCAGCTTCAAATGAAGGTAAATAAACTTCATGCATTGTTCTGTCGGATATTTCTGTGTATTGATAGTCTCGACCTCCGGTTGCTGCACCATAACCAACAAAATGCTTTAAACAAGCAATTACTTTGCCTTCGCTTGAAACATCTTTACCCTGAAAACCGTTTACAGCAGCTTTACTAAAAATAGCATTTAGGTAGGTGTCTTCACCATATGATTCTGCAATACGTCCCCAACGAGGATCTCTTGAAACATCTACCATAGGAGCAAAAGCCCAATCAACCCCATTCGCTGCTGCTTCTGATGCTGCTACGGAATTAGCTCTTTCAATTAATTTTGGAGACCATGTGCATGATTGCGCAAGACTTATTGGAAAAATAGTACGAAACCCATGTATAACATCATGTCCAAAGATAATAGGAATTCCTAATCTGGTTTCTTCAATCGCTATTTTCTGAATCTTGTTTCTTTCTTTTACAGTATAAAAATTTTTTCTGCCATTAAGTAAAGATCCAACTTGTCCGTTTTTAATATCATCAGATAATTTATTATCTAATCCTGCTGAAAATCTTTGTGAAAGCTGTCCTACCTTTTCTTCAAGACTCATTAATTTTAATAAACTATCAACTTTAGACATAATTAATTCATCCACTTTAATTTCATTACTTTCTGGAGTGGTATTACAAGCTAATAGAAAAGTTAAAGTGATACTGAAAAAGATAATTTTTAGATTATTCATGCTATTTAATAGAAGTTATTCGTTTTATGCGTATTACAAATAATTCGAATGTTATAATTTAGAAAATTTTGAAGGAAGTTTAGATATCGGTGTTATTTTAATGTTCTTATAATATACTTCTGCAGCTTCAGATTGAATTTGAATTTTACCTCTACTTACAGGAATTGTTTTACCAGCAACATCGTAACGAGCATTTTTTATTCTGTTCACAACATGGCCATTTACTAAATGGATACTTTCGTTGTCTAAACAGTAAATTTCTAAGGTATTCCATGCGCCATTAGGGTTTTCATATAAAGAAGATTTAGTTGATCTTCCAGATTCAAAACCAGTAGCGTATTTTAAAGGAATTTCTTTTCCTTTAGGATTGTATATAAAAAAGGGTTTTCCTTTTTTGTTTAACTTTCTATCAGCAGGTACATCTTCATAGACATCGCCCAAAGCAATAAAATCTCCACAATCTCCTTCTTGTATTTGAAACTCTAAAGAAGCCATCCAAGTGTTCCAAAATGCTCCATGAACTCCTTTAGCATGATATAAAATACCGCTATCTCTTTTGCCTTTTATGCGAGGTTCCCATTTTTTTTCTCCCCATTTAAATTGGGTGGTAAAATGATAATTACCATATTCATTTTTAGAGGTTAACCCTCCGTATATTTTACCACTAATTTTTAAAACGTTTTTGTTATTTTCTTTGATGATAGAAAACACTTTTTTCGGATCATTATTTAAACCCATTGGTTTTCCTTTTGTGACATCTTTAGATTTTTCAAAATTGATATCCACCGAAGGATGAACAGCTCCTATCCAAACATCCCATTTAGACAAGTTTGAATCTAATAAATCTTCGCCATTTTTATCAATAGCAACATTCTTTTCTTTTATAGTCCATAAAATTCCTTCTTTTAAATGTTGTAGAAAATCGGTATTTGTATATGCTTCTTTGGTGTGTCCCATTCCGGTATAAAAAATACGACCACCTTGAAAATGATGATACCAAGAAATAGCATGTTTTGTCCCCATCCTTTTACCTGAATAAGAAGTTTCATCCAATTCTAATAATACATTGACATGTTTTGCAGCAGGTTTTTTAAAATTGTACCATTCATCAAATACTTCAAATGTATCATTGTAATGCGCTATTGCAGCATGGTTACTTTCTTTATTAACTTTTAGCGTAGCTTTTTGTTGTTTTGGATGCGATTTAAATTGTGCTCCAATCATTTGTTCATAAAAAGGCCAATCGTATTCAGTGTCGGTAGCAGCATGAATACCAACAAAACCACCGCCTTCATTTATGTATTTTTCAAAATCTTTTTCTTGTTGATTATTTAAGACATTACCTGTAGTGTTTAAAAAAACAAGTGTTTTATATTTTTTTAAATTCTGATAATTAAATTGTAAAGAATCTTCTGTAGTATCTGTTTTCCATCCATTTTCTTGTCCTAATTTTTTGATGGCTGTAATCCCTTCTGTAATAGATTTGTGTCTGTATCCATTTGTTTTTGAGAAAATTAAAATGGTGTTTTCTGTCTTTTTAGAAAAAGTGTTGTATTGTTTTTTTACTTTACAGCTAATAATTAAACTGAAAAAAAATATTGTAAGTAGTGTAGTTTTTATAATTGGTTTTTTCATTTTTAGTTGTCTTGTTTTGGAATTATTTATAAGATAAAGATAGTAGTTTGTTTAAAGTTTTTTTTTAATGATTAGTTATTCAAATAAACTAATTAAATATAATCTTAAGGAAAACAAAATGTCTTTGTAAAACAACTGATGTTCTTTTTCTGAATTAACTGTTTTATTCCTTCTTGTTTAAATCTAAATAATTCATTTTTTTTGAGAGTGGATAAATTACAATTAATTGATGATGAAAACGGATTAGATAATAGGTGGTGTTAAAAAGATGATTGATGATGTTAAAAGTTAACAATTAGTACGTTATTGCATTTCAAATAAATATTAAAACTAAAATATCTATTATGAAAAACTTTAAAGCTTATGGTATCATTTTTTGTTTGTTTATAATGATTTTCGTAGTTATAACTAGATGTCAAAAAGCAATACCAGAACCACCCATATTTAAAGTTTCTAAAACAAATGAGCCAATAATTATTGATGGAAAAATGGATGAAGCTATTTGGTCTAAAACGGAAAGCAGAACATTTGATTTTACTTATAATGAAGAAAAACCAAGTGATAAACAAAAAACAACACTTAGAATGTTATGGGATGAAAATAACCTATACCTTTTTTATGAATTGGAAGATAAATATTTAAATGCTAGAGAGACAGAAAGAGATGGTGCACCTTATTTTGATGATTGTGCAGAAATCTTTATAATACCAACTCCAGAAAGCTTAGATACACATTTTTGCTTTGAAATTAATCTATACAAAGCGGTTAACGATCTTCTCTTTTTTAATGATTATTATGAGAATACGAATACTGCATTAAAAACTTTTAATCCCGTTAGTAAAGTTGAAGTTGTTTATAATGGTACTGTAAATGATAATTCTGATATTGATAAGGGATGGACTATGGAATTAAAAATCCCGTTAACTACTTTTGGCTTTTTAAGTAAATTTGAGCCCGTACAAGAGGGGAGTAAATGGAGGTTTTTAGCAATCAGACAAGAAAGAAACGAAGCGGAAGGTGAACGCAGAATTACTTCTACTATTTTCCCTATTTATGATATATCAAAAGATGTGCATCAACCAGATAAATTTGGGTTAATGGAGTTTGTTAATTAGTAGTGGTTGTATAAAGTATTATCTGTTTTTATTAAAAAAAAGTAATGTTTTTTCTAGATGCTTTATCCAATAAGACCATTCATGACTTCCTTTTAATTCTTCAAATACATGAGGAATATTTTCTTTTAAAAGTTCCTCATGTAGTAATTTATTAGCCGGAAATAGACTGTCATTAATACCGCAATCAAAACGAATAGTAGGTAAGCTGTTTTTATGATCTTTTAGAATGTCTATTATATTAGGAGTTTTACTTTCTTTTAGATACTCATCTAAAGGATCATCTGTAAAAAGTTGCATTTGTTCTAATTTGGTAATAGAACTATGCCCGGAAATTGCTTTAAATTTCTCAGGAAATCGTCCGCCTAAAGACAAAGCGCCATAACCTCCCATAGACAAACCACCAATACATGTTGATGTAGAATTCTTGGCTTCCGGAATATTTTCTTTAACAGCCGTAATCACATCATTCACAATCCAATGATCAAATTGTTTTTGATGATGAGAAAAATAGGCAGAACCATCTTCCCAAAGTCCGTCTGAAGGCATTGCAATTATAGCGGGTTTTATGGTGCCGTTTTGCATTAATCGTTCTGCCGTTTTATGAGCACCTCCTTTTAGCGCCCAAATCCAAGCACTTCCATAAACGCCATGTAATAAGATATATATTGGTAAATTTTCGAGATTATCCACTTGTGGTACATACAAACAAATATCTCCTCTACCTTTTAAATTAGGCGTTTTTACGGTTAAAAATCTTAGTCCTTGAGATTCGAAATTAGAATCTGAAAGTTCTACAGTTTTAAAGCTTGATGCCATATAAATTTTTAATTTATAATTAATGAATTGTTGGTTCCTTGTAATTTTTTCGATTTAATGGCAACTTTAACAGCTCCTTTTTCTTTCGATTTCACAAAAATAGCAGCTTGTCCGTTAAAGAATTTTCTTTCGGGTTTCGATAAGTTTTGCAAATTGGTTGGATCTCCATTTCCGGATGCTAAAAATGTAGCGGCTCCATCAACTTGTATGTGCATGTTCTCATTGTAATTTACACATAAATTGCCGATTTTATCTAAAACAGAAATTATATAAACACCAACTTCTCCGTTTTTAATGGTTTTTAATTCTGGTTTTATTTCTATATGATGAGGCTCACCAGCAGTTACTCTTATTACTTCAGCAACTTTCTTTCCTTTTTTATTATAAGCCACAATTTTTGCTTCTCCCGGTTCATAAACTACAGCATCCCAAACAATAGCGTAAGCCTTAAATAAATCCCAATTACCACCTCCAGAAGCAGATTTGTCTATAGAATTACTTTCATACCTATGATTTTTTAATGGTTTTTTAGTTTGAATTCCATAACTTTTTCCATTTACAAATAATTCAGCTTTTTCATAAGATGTATAGCAAACTACTGGAATTTCTTTCCCTTTCATTTCAGGTAAAGTCCAATGAGGAAAAAAGTGTAGTACATCTTTATCCTTTTTCCATTGTGTTTGATATAAGTAGAATTTATCTTTTTCTAAACCAATAAAATCTACTGGCGCAAAATAAGAACTTCTAGCTTTTACTTCGTGATAAGGAGAAGGTTCTCCTAAATAATCATAACCCGTCCAAACAAATTCGCCATAAACAGTTGTGTTTTTGTCTTGTGCAGCAAACTCTTTATAAGCAGGATATCCCCAAGAAACATTGGTAGTTTCATAGTTACCAGGATAGCCATCTTTATAGGTATTTGTATTTAAAGAGTTTCCTCTTTTTGTATGAATTGTATCAAAAACTACTGGGAATTTATAGCTGTTTCTAACACTAACGGATCCGCCAGTTTCACTTGCGAAAAACTTTAAATTCGGATATTCTTTTCTAATTAGATTGTAAAGACCAGGTTTATAATTAAAGGCTGCAACATCAACGATTTTTGCCATTCCGCTTTTTAAAGAACCAGAAGCTGAGTTAAAACCGGCAGTTGTAGCTCGCGTTGTATCTAAAGTTTTCACAATTTTATTTAAGTAACCGGTAATGTTATTTGGATCGTGTTTGTATTGTTCCATAATTTCATTACCAATACTCCACATAATTATACTTGGGTGATTTCTATCACGCAAAATCATATCTGTTAAGTCTGTTTTTGCCCATTTGTCAAAATGTTTAGAATACCCATTCATTACTTTACCAATTTGCCATTCGTCAAAAGCTTCATCAATGGCTAAAAGTCCCATTTCATCACAAATATCTAACGCTTCTGGAGCAGGAGGATTGTGAGAAAAACGAATTGCATTTACACCCATTTCTTTCATTTTTCTCATCTGACGGACAAATAATTCCTTATGAAAAGCGGCACCAACAGGACCTAAATCATGATGCATATTAACACCTTTAAATCTTATTTTTTGATCATTCAAATAAAATCCATCTACTTCAAAACGGATACTTCTTATTCCAAAAGGTGTTGTATAGGTATTAACAACTTTGCGACCTTTTAAAATAGATGTTTTAAGTTGATATAAATAAGGTGTATTTAAATTCCAAAGTTTTGGTTTAGAAACTTTAAATTTTTCAGATATTTTAGTATTTTTCTGAATGGTGATCTCTTTTGATTTTCTTTCGATTTGTTTTCCGTCAGGAGAAATGATTTCATTAATCATTGTATAATTTCCACTTCCTAAAATTTCAATATCTACGTGTACCTCAGCATGTCTTTTTGCAATAACAGGAGTCGTTACAAAAGTCCCCCAGGTTTTAACGTGCGTTTTATTAGTTTTAATTATGGATACTTTTCTATACAAACCAGCTCCAGGATACCAACGAGATTGACTATTAAAATTTTCTAATCGAACGGCAATTGTATTGTCTCCGGATTTTAGAAATTTTGTAATATCAAAATGGAAAGAAATATAACCAAAAGGACGCTCACCAACATATTGGCCATTTACATACACTTTTGCGTTGCTCATTGCTCCGTCAAAAAGAATCTGAACTTTTTCTTCTAATTCTGATGCTGTAATGGAATAATTTGTTCTATACCATCCAATGCCAACATAAGGCAATGCACCAGATCTACCAGTTCTGTATCTTGGTTTGGTTTCACCATCTTGTATTACAGTTGTTAATTGCACATCATGCGCAAAATTAAAATCTTGTTGTACTGCCCAATCATGAGGAACTGTTACGTTTTCCCAATCAGCATCATCAAAATCTTTTTGAAAAGCTGCACCATAATCGTAATTGGTGAATTTCCAGTTTTTTAATAATTCGGTTTCTTGAGCAGAAATAAAACTAAAAATGCTACTAAAAACAATAATTAAAATTGATGTTTTTCTATTCATAATAATTGGAATAAATTTAATTTTTATCTTCTAATTTATAAGTTCTGATGTAATCGATATAAGTTGTTCTGTCATCTTTTGATGCACTTGCTACTTTTCCTCCATCTTCCGGGATAGGATTCCAATCATACTTTTCAATGGAAAAATGAAGAAATAATTCTTGGTCAAAATTTACTGGTGGATTTACAGTATAAACGTGTTTCCCGTCTAAATAGAACAACAATTCCGTTGGACTTTTCCACCAACAACCATACGTGTAATACTTATCGGAATTTTTAACATCAGGATAAACAACGGCTTGACTACGAATTGCTTCATTACAATTTGTTTTCCTATGAATGGTATTTGAGTGCATTATTTTATCCCATTTTTTGCCCCATTCTTCAGCTAAAGGAGAAATAGAACCCACAGATTCTGTAATGTCTATTTCATGTTTAAAATCACAAATATTTTTAGACATCAGCCAGAAACCACCACCCATTTCTGTTTTATTCATTTTAAATTTGGCTTCAAAATAATGACCATAAGAGATTGATTTTGATGCTCTAATAATACCTCCATAATAATTATAAACAGAAGGCGTACTGTATTTATAACTTGTAAAAGTTTTATCTAATTTACCAACTTCAATTTCTAATTTTCCTTTATTAAGTGTAATCGAACTTTCTTTAAATAGGGCAGGAGACCTTCCAATCCAACCAAAATCTGGATGTCCTTCAGGATCTGCAATCCATTTCCTTTTATTTAGTTTTTTTCCATTAAATTCATCAGAAAGATTTTTAATAACGGTCCACTTTTTTCCTTCTGGTGCTTTTATTTGCGCACTAAAATTTGTTGTAAAAATTAAAAAACTAATTAATACTAAAGCTTGAATTCTGTATTTCATAAAAATTAAGAATATTATATTAATTAATCAAAAACAATAACTCCTTTTGCATTTTTACCCGCTAACATATCATCAAAAGCCTGTTGTAAATCTTCTAAAGGATATGTTCTGGTAATCATTTCATCTAATAATAAATCGCCTTTATCATATAAATTCACCAATTTTGGGAAATCTATTTGTGGTCTACATTTTCCATATAATGGATTGATGTAAATTTTATCCCATTCAAAAAGATTCATATCTATTGATATAGTTTCTTCAATACCACTAACTTGAACAGCAGTTCCTGCATTTCTAATCATTGCCAATGGCGCAGCGCCTAAAGCAGGAATTGCAGTACACTCAAAAGCGTAATCTGCACCTCTTCCTTCTGTTAATTTCTTTACTTCTTCTGATGCTTGCATCAATCCAACATCATTTTTATCTGCTAAAATAGTATGCGTTGCTCCAAATTGTTTCGCCATTTCTAAACGTTCTGCATTAATATCAATTGCAATTATTTTTGCTGCTCCAGATATTCTAGCACCTTGAATTACGTTTAAACCTACACCTCCAGTTCCTAAAATTACGGCAGAACTTCCCGCAGTAACTTTCGCCGTATTTACAGCAGAACCATAACCTGTCATTACACCACAACTAATAATACTTGCGGATGGCATTGGCATTTCGCTTTTTAATTTTACACAAGCAGATTCTTTTACCAAAGCGTATTCTGCAAGCGTACCAATATTAAAAGAGCGTTCTATTGGTTGGTTATTCCATTTAGACCCTTCTAAATGTGCGTGACCAGGAGTAAATCCGTTTCCTCCAGCGGTTACGGGCGAATTATTTTCACAAATATGTTGATTGCCTTCTTGACACTGAAAGCATTTCATACAAGGAGTTGCCCAATTTAAAATAACTTTATCACCAACTTCAAAATCGGTGACATCTGCACCAATTTCCGCTATAATTCCTGCACCTTCATGACCTAAAATAATTGGTTTTCCCCAAAGTAAAGAATCGTGATCTGTATGACACAAACCGGCTGCTTTAATTTTTACGATAATTTCATCTCCTTTTGGATCTGCTATTGTTATGGTATCAATAATGAATTTTCCATCTCCTGTAGCAATTGCAGATTTAGATTGTATGCTCATAGTTTTATTTTTTATAAAAAAGTAGTTGGTTTCATAGGTATTGAAACATCCACCAATTTTGTTTTGTCTATTTTTTGTTTTCCTTTTATAAATCTTGTTCCTAATACAAAGGCTTTCCCGTTGTTAATGGCATCTACAGCTAATAACTCATCATCTTTAAAATACCAAACAGAAAAACTTGTATTTTCTGTTGCTTCTTTTCTGATTAAAACATCATTGTAGCCGTTAGATAAACCAACCATTTGTAATTTTACATCATATTGATCTGACCAAAACCAAGGAATGGTGTCATAGATAAATTCTTTGCCACAAATTGAAGCTGCTGCAACTTTACTTTGGTCTACTGCATTTTGTACAGATTCTAAACGTAGAAATCTATTATAATGTGGATTGAAATGAAAAGTACAATCGCCAATAGAATAGATGTTTTCATCATTCGTTTTAGCAAACTCATTAACTTTTATTCCTTGTTCAATTTCTAAATCAGCATTTTTAGCAAGCTCTGTATTCACACGGAT is a genomic window containing:
- a CDS encoding Zn-dependent alcohol dehydrogenase — encoded protein: MSIQSKSAIATGDGKFIIDTITIADPKGDEIIVKIKAAGLCHTDHDSLLWGKPIILGHEGAGIIAEIGADVTDFEVGDKVILNWATPCMKCFQCQEGNQHICENNSPVTAGGNGFTPGHAHLEGSKWNNQPIERSFNIGTLAEYALVKESACVKLKSEMPMPSASIISCGVMTGYGSAVNTAKVTAGSSAVILGTGGVGLNVIQGARISGAAKIIAIDINAERLEMAKQFGATHTILADKNDVGLMQASEEVKKLTEGRGADYAFECTAIPALGAAPLAMIRNAGTAVQVSGIEETISIDMNLFEWDKIYINPLYGKCRPQIDFPKLVNLYDKGDLLLDEMITRTYPLEDLQQAFDDMLAGKNAKGVIVFD
- a CDS encoding glycosyl hydrolase, which produces MKYRIQALVLISFLIFTTNFSAQIKAPEGKKWTVIKNLSDEFNGKKLNKRKWIADPEGHPDFGWIGRSPALFKESSITLNKGKLEIEVGKLDKTFTSYKYSTPSVYNYYGGIIRASKSISYGHYFEAKFKMNKTEMGGGFWLMSKNICDFKHEIDITESVGSISPLAEEWGKKWDKIMHSNTIHRKTNCNEAIRSQAVVYPDVKNSDKYYTYGCWWKSPTELLFYLDGKHVYTVNPPVNFDQELFLHFSIEKYDWNPIPEDGGKVASASKDDRTTYIDYIRTYKLEDKN